The following are encoded in a window of Planctomycetia bacterium genomic DNA:
- a CDS encoding ABC transporter ATP-binding protein, whose product MSRVHLDNVSLTFHLRQCGRVPFKEFVVRQMFRKSRNPITEVRALRNIQLEAHEGDRVGVIGHNGAGKSTLLKMLAGIYPPTSGTRIVEGQISSLFELTLGFEMEANGWENIAFRSYLQGATPKTVRSKIESIAEFSELGEFLDMPVRYYSSGMLLRLAFSISTSIEPEVLLVDEVLSAGDLAFQDKARARMYGMMEKAKVIVMVSHDLKSISNLCNHVIWLDHGTIRMVGRPDEVIRHYADHMHKAAKLAA is encoded by the coding sequence ATGTCGCGCGTCCACTTAGATAACGTCTCCCTCACGTTTCACCTGCGGCAATGCGGGCGCGTGCCGTTCAAGGAATTCGTCGTGCGCCAGATGTTTCGGAAGTCGCGCAACCCGATCACCGAAGTGCGCGCGCTCCGCAACATTCAACTGGAAGCCCACGAAGGGGACCGCGTCGGCGTGATCGGCCACAACGGCGCCGGCAAAAGCACGCTGCTCAAAATGCTGGCCGGGATTTATCCTCCGACCTCCGGCACGAGAATCGTCGAAGGTCAGATCAGCTCGCTGTTCGAATTGACCCTCGGCTTCGAGATGGAAGCCAACGGTTGGGAAAACATCGCCTTTCGCAGCTACCTGCAAGGGGCCACGCCGAAAACGGTGCGCAGCAAGATTGAATCGATCGCCGAGTTCAGCGAGCTAGGCGAGTTCCTCGACATGCCCGTGCGATACTACTCCTCCGGCATGTTGCTCCGCCTGGCGTTTTCGATTTCCACGTCGATCGAGCCCGAAGTGCTGCTTGTGGACGAAGTGTTGAGCGCCGGCGATCTGGCATTTCAGGACAAAGCGCGCGCGCGGATGTACGGGATGATGGAAAAAGCCAAGGTGATCGTGATGGTCAGCCACGACCTGAAATCGATCAGCAACCTGTGCAACCACGTCATTTGGCTCGATCACGGCACGATCCGCATGGTCGGCCGCCCGGACGAAGTCATCCGCCACTACGCCGACCACATGCATAAGGCCGCGAAACTCGCGGCGTGA
- a CDS encoding ABC transporter permease, with protein MNAYVTSIWRCRHFWFSLVRMDLRTRYRRSMLGIGWSLLNPIAMTTVLCTVYCNLFGMNLKELGPQILGGLAFWGFVSASALQGAQSLYQGEAYIRQYPAPMAIYPLRVVLGAGFHLLIALSVVIGLTWALRGFDNLAMLPTVVPVLLLLLVFGWSLATLTGLANVYFPDTFHILEVGLQILFYATPIIIPEDLLRQRGLGWMADYNPLAALLETVRRPLISGEAPPMSSYLVACVTVLVMFSVATFALHRLQRRVIFHM; from the coding sequence ATGAACGCATACGTTACTTCCATCTGGCGCTGCCGCCATTTCTGGTTCTCGCTGGTCAGAATGGACTTGCGAACGCGCTACCGGCGATCGATGCTCGGCATCGGCTGGTCGCTGCTGAACCCGATCGCCATGACCACAGTGCTTTGTACCGTCTATTGCAACCTGTTCGGCATGAATCTTAAAGAACTCGGCCCGCAAATTCTCGGCGGGCTCGCGTTCTGGGGCTTCGTCAGCGCGTCGGCGTTGCAGGGGGCGCAAAGCCTTTACCAGGGCGAGGCCTACATCCGCCAATATCCCGCGCCGATGGCCATTTACCCGCTCAGAGTCGTACTTGGCGCAGGCTTTCACTTGCTGATCGCTTTGTCGGTCGTCATCGGGCTCACGTGGGCGCTGCGCGGTTTCGACAATCTCGCCATGCTGCCCACGGTTGTTCCCGTGCTGCTGCTGCTGCTGGTATTTGGCTGGTCGCTGGCCACGTTGACGGGGCTGGCGAACGTCTATTTTCCCGACACCTTTCACATCCTCGAAGTCGGGCTACAGATTCTCTTTTACGCCACGCCCATCATCATCCCAGAAGACCTGCTCCGGCAGCGCGGGCTCGGCTGGATGGCGGATTACAACCCGCTGGCTGCGTTGTTGGAAACGGTGCGCCGCCCGTTGATCTCCGGCGAAGCGCCGCCGATGTCGAGTTACCTGGTCGCCTGTGTCACGGTGCTGGTGATGTTCTCCGTCGCAACCTTCGCTTTGCATCGCCTGCAGCGCCGTGTGATTTTCCATATGTAG
- a CDS encoding glycosyltransferase, which translates to MRVLIDGQTFHTHEARRGIGVVLTQLANHLITHDPSTEWFVTTPNAHSPLPLKPAAQRRVRQIEVAPPRAGDPVPHITYSAALQKACVEHRIDVYWCANPLMPNVVLPTELQGPAIAATVYDLIPWTMRETYLDRWPSAARDEYLRRLRALPRWAEQLLFISESARQDYLRFDSTVADRSSVIQLAVDLARFQPRRAPVVNDASPYVLMMGGFDVRKNMDGALEAFATLVQGAPQEHAALRFVVACAYTPESKAAYEALAARLGVADRLEMLGFVADEELPRLYRGAAAFFFPSRYEGFGLPVLEAMACGLPIVTTRVSSIPEVAGELAFYCAPDDRRDMARALSDALHARHDAKLRQNAVARARTFHWADAAAAYSRAFRWIAVEQTVSVQAVGDQRPRVAYASPWVPQRSGIADNSLGLVDELRKFLDLTLFLPQPDSAQETYGLPVRPIQDLTAAHASFDTAIYHLGNNSEMHTEIYRVARHCPGVTVLHDFNIHPFLQHAFLKTPDEHLFYEAWRESHGKSPEEYQSGHTNVFDYPMCQAILKRSLATIVHSRWAGDQLAGIPHVCLLPLCSRAGTQHEDQQAQRGLRERLGVPPDMFVVSTMGFQNRLKRLPSVLAAIRGLVDRGYAVRLVVGGESLDPELRIEERIQALKLDEHVIRTGYLSDAEFDALIRLSDVVLNLRGPSMGESSGTMIRALGEGKALIVSNYQQFADFPDDVCWKADVDENEVPQLVALLEHLLRNPAARSQLGRNAQRWVRQYATYPVAALGYRQVINEVLHRKYSSTSTLPHAKAA; encoded by the coding sequence ATGCGCGTTTTGATCGACGGCCAGACGTTCCACACGCACGAAGCCCGGCGCGGCATCGGCGTAGTGTTGACGCAGCTTGCCAATCATTTGATCACGCACGATCCGTCCACTGAGTGGTTTGTCACGACGCCGAATGCGCACTCGCCGCTGCCTCTCAAACCAGCCGCACAACGGCGCGTCAGGCAGATCGAGGTCGCGCCGCCCCGCGCCGGCGATCCGGTCCCGCACATCACTTACAGCGCAGCATTGCAAAAGGCCTGCGTCGAACACCGGATCGACGTCTATTGGTGCGCCAATCCGTTGATGCCGAACGTGGTGCTGCCGACCGAACTCCAGGGACCGGCGATCGCGGCCACGGTGTACGATCTCATTCCCTGGACGATGCGCGAGACGTATCTCGATCGCTGGCCGAGCGCCGCGCGCGACGAATATCTACGCCGCCTGCGCGCGTTGCCTCGGTGGGCGGAGCAACTGCTGTTTATCTCGGAAAGCGCCCGCCAGGACTACCTTCGCTTCGATTCCACCGTCGCCGACCGCTCGAGCGTGATTCAGCTGGCCGTGGACCTGGCGCGCTTTCAGCCGCGACGTGCGCCGGTCGTCAACGATGCGTCGCCCTATGTCTTGATGATGGGCGGCTTCGATGTCCGCAAGAACATGGACGGCGCACTCGAAGCGTTCGCCACGCTCGTGCAGGGTGCGCCGCAGGAGCACGCCGCGCTGAGATTCGTAGTCGCCTGCGCGTACACGCCGGAATCGAAAGCGGCATACGAAGCGTTGGCCGCGCGGCTGGGCGTTGCCGATCGCCTGGAAATGCTGGGCTTCGTAGCTGACGAAGAATTACCACGCCTCTATCGCGGCGCGGCGGCTTTCTTTTTCCCGTCGCGCTACGAAGGCTTTGGGCTGCCTGTGCTCGAAGCCATGGCCTGCGGCCTGCCGATCGTCACGACGCGCGTCTCTTCGATCCCCGAAGTTGCCGGCGAACTGGCCTTCTATTGCGCGCCTGATGACCGTCGCGACATGGCCCGAGCCTTGAGCGACGCCCTGCACGCGCGACACGACGCGAAGCTGCGACAAAACGCTGTCGCACGAGCGCGCACGTTTCATTGGGCTGACGCGGCCGCGGCCTACAGCCGCGCGTTCCGCTGGATCGCCGTCGAACAAACCGTATCCGTTCAAGCCGTCGGCGACCAGCGCCCGCGCGTCGCCTACGCCTCGCCGTGGGTCCCGCAACGCTCCGGCATCGCCGATAACAGTCTGGGCCTCGTCGACGAACTGCGCAAGTTCCTCGACCTCACGCTTTTTCTACCGCAGCCGGATTCCGCCCAGGAGACTTACGGCCTCCCCGTGCGGCCCATCCAGGATTTGACGGCCGCGCACGCCTCTTTCGATACGGCCATCTACCACCTGGGCAACAACAGCGAGATGCACACGGAGATTTATCGCGTCGCGCGGCACTGCCCCGGCGTCACTGTGCTGCACGATTTCAACATCCATCCATTCCTGCAACACGCCTTCCTGAAAACGCCGGACGAACATCTATTCTACGAGGCTTGGCGCGAGAGCCATGGCAAGTCGCCGGAGGAATATCAATCGGGCCACACGAATGTCTTCGACTATCCGATGTGCCAGGCGATCCTCAAGCGTAGTCTCGCGACGATCGTCCATAGCCGCTGGGCCGGCGATCAATTGGCGGGTATTCCGCACGTTTGCTTGTTGCCGCTCTGTTCGCGGGCCGGCACACAGCACGAGGATCAGCAGGCGCAACGCGGTCTGCGTGAACGCCTCGGCGTTCCGCCGGACATGTTCGTCGTGAGCACGATGGGCTTTCAGAATCGACTCAAGCGACTTCCCAGCGTGCTGGCCGCCATCCGGGGTCTGGTCGATCGCGGTTACGCCGTCCGCCTAGTCGTCGGTGGCGAGTCGCTCGATCCGGAATTGCGGATCGAGGAGCGTATCCAAGCGCTGAAGCTCGACGAACACGTCATTCGCACCGGCTATCTCAGCGACGCCGAGTTCGACGCGCTGATTCGCTTGAGCGATGTTGTTCTCAATCTACGCGGCCCCAGCATGGGCGAGTCCTCCGGGACGATGATCCGCGCCCTGGGCGAAGGCAAAGCGCTGATCGTGAGCAACTACCAGCAGTTCGCGGACTTTCCCGACGACGTCTGCTGGAAGGCCGACGTCGACGAAAACGAAGTGCCGCAGCTTGTCGCCTTGCTGGAACACTTGCTGCGAAATCCAGCCGCGAGGTCGCAACTTGGTCGCAACGCGCAACGCTGGGTCCGCCAATATGCCACCTACCCGGTCGCCGCACTGGGATACCGCCAGGTCATCAACGAAGTCCTGCACCGCAAATATTCATCAACCTCGACGCTCCCACACGCCAAGGCCGCCTAG
- a CDS encoding FkbM family methyltransferase has translation MPMISYAQNREDVLLARIFGRRQHGFYIDVGANDPKNCSVTKYFSELGWHGINVEPNEKFPLLAQDRPRDVNLNVAVADRDGEETFYEFPSSPALSTFVRHEAEDHRARFGFEFNVRRVPIRTLKGICEAHGVGQIDFMSIDVEGYERQVLNGADWRRFRPRVVLIEATRPHRTETTHSEWEHLLLDADYRFAYFDGLNRFYLRSEDAALQHHFDVPPNVFDDYILYEHIAQVEAIGATCQRRIEEQVAVMQLQHEAIQRLTAEVLRLQPLSPLAPVAARLRGLVRRYPRLGHWARRLKSHESSQKAA, from the coding sequence ATGCCGATGATCTCGTACGCTCAGAATCGCGAAGACGTGCTGCTTGCCCGCATCTTCGGGCGGCGTCAGCACGGATTCTATATCGACGTCGGCGCGAACGACCCTAAGAACTGTTCCGTCACGAAGTACTTCTCGGAACTCGGCTGGCACGGCATCAACGTCGAGCCGAACGAGAAGTTTCCGCTATTGGCGCAAGATCGTCCGCGCGACGTCAATCTGAACGTCGCCGTGGCCGACCGCGACGGGGAGGAGACGTTCTACGAGTTTCCCAGTTCGCCGGCCTTATCCACGTTCGTGCGCCATGAGGCCGAAGATCATCGCGCTCGTTTCGGCTTCGAGTTCAACGTCCGCCGCGTGCCGATTCGGACGCTGAAAGGCATTTGCGAGGCCCACGGCGTCGGCCAGATCGATTTCATGTCGATCGACGTCGAAGGCTACGAGCGGCAGGTGCTCAACGGCGCCGACTGGCGACGTTTCCGTCCCAGGGTCGTTCTCATCGAGGCCACCCGGCCGCACCGCACCGAGACTACGCACTCTGAGTGGGAGCACCTGCTCCTCGACGCGGATTACCGCTTCGCCTATTTCGACGGACTCAACCGCTTTTACCTGCGCTCCGAAGACGCCGCACTTCAACATCATTTTGACGTTCCCCCGAATGTCTTCGACGACTACATTCTCTACGAACATATTGCCCAGGTCGAAGCCATCGGTGCGACATGCCAGCGAAGAATTGAGGAGCAGGTGGCCGTCATGCAATTGCAGCACGAAGCCATCCAGCGACTGACCGCCGAAGTCCTGCGCTTGCAGCCGTTGTCGCCCTTAGCCCCGGTAGCCGCGAGGCTCCGCGGCCTGGTGCGTCGTTATCCGCGGCTGGGGCACTGGGCGCGGCGTCTAAAATCCCACGAGTCCTCCCAGAAAGCAGCCTAG
- the gmd gene encoding GDP-mannose 4,6-dehydratase, with product MPRTALITGITGQDGSYLAELLLSKGYEVHGAHRRASTDTLERVAHLKDRLQLHQADLLDQASLIHLMRDICPHEVYNLAAQSFVPTSWNQPILTGECTGLGVTRMLEAIRLVDTGIRFYQASSSEMFGKVQEVPQRETTPLYPRSPYGVAKVYGHWITVNYRESYGMFACSGILFNHESPRRGLEFVTRKITHAVARIKLGLQDELRLGNLQAKRDWGFAGDYVRAMWLMMQQPEADDYVIGTGETHSVEEFVTIAFSHVGLDYRDYVTVDPKFYRPAEVDLLWADPSKAQRELGWTMEVGFRELVTMMVDADLAALQRSGRHGGSKRMAA from the coding sequence ATGCCAAGGACGGCGCTCATCACCGGGATCACGGGCCAGGACGGCTCGTATCTCGCCGAGCTTCTGCTCAGCAAAGGCTACGAAGTTCACGGCGCCCACCGCCGCGCCAGCACCGATACGCTGGAACGCGTCGCGCATTTGAAGGACCGCCTCCAGTTGCATCAAGCCGATCTGCTCGATCAGGCCAGCCTGATCCACCTGATGCGCGACATCTGCCCGCACGAGGTCTACAATCTCGCTGCGCAAAGCTTCGTTCCCACAAGTTGGAACCAGCCGATCCTGACCGGCGAATGCACCGGCCTGGGCGTCACCCGGATGCTGGAAGCGATTCGTCTGGTCGACACCGGCATTCGCTTCTACCAGGCCAGCTCCAGTGAGATGTTCGGCAAAGTGCAAGAAGTGCCGCAACGCGAAACCACGCCGCTGTACCCGCGCAGCCCGTACGGCGTCGCCAAGGTGTACGGGCACTGGATCACGGTCAACTATCGCGAAAGCTACGGAATGTTCGCCTGTTCGGGCATTCTGTTCAATCACGAATCGCCGCGCCGCGGTTTGGAATTCGTCACGCGCAAAATCACGCACGCCGTGGCCCGCATCAAGTTGGGTTTGCAGGACGAGCTGCGGCTCGGCAACCTGCAGGCCAAGCGCGATTGGGGCTTCGCCGGAGACTACGTTCGCGCCATGTGGTTGATGATGCAACAGCCTGAGGCCGACGACTATGTCATCGGCACCGGCGAGACGCATAGCGTCGAAGAGTTCGTCACCATCGCCTTCAGCCACGTGGGACTCGACTACCGCGACTACGTCACGGTGGATCCCAAGTTCTATCGCCCGGCGGAAGTCGACCTGTTGTGGGCCGACCCCAGCAAGGCGCAGCGCGAGCTGGGCTGGACGATGGAAGTCGGTTTCCGCGAGTTGGTCACGATGATGGTCGACGCCGATCTCGCGGCGTTGCAACGATCGGGACGCCACGGCGGCTCGAAGCGTATGGCCGCCTAA
- a CDS encoding glycosyltransferase family 4 protein, giving the protein MEAPRFTFVTPWYGHFAGGAEVAARTLAEQLARRGFDVEVLTTCCRAPFDNWWRNTLSVGAEQLHGVTVRRFPVNTDGEDRYHAMNARLIERKELSPTEQRQFVTHTINSDALVNHVRVHSVGRVVVGLPFTQGLVDAACHAAAGRFVLLPCLHDEPQAFWETTAEMFAAASGHCFLSEAEKSLAIRLFGNRLGRKLVEAPVAGVGCELPSGLEPTLDNQTALDDVRRRYQLPERYVVYVGRKDPGKNLNEVIRYMREHRAAGGREELLFLGGGDASLVPQESGFRDLGFLPEQDKYLVMAQAAGLVNLSVNESFSIVVMEAWLTGIPVIVSARSPVTSGHCRRSGGGAAVGASEEFHAVLKIGEHESARQRMAKAGRQFVRREYAWDAVIDRFLEGAA; this is encoded by the coding sequence ATGGAAGCGCCACGTTTTACTTTCGTCACACCCTGGTACGGCCACTTCGCTGGCGGTGCGGAGGTGGCGGCGCGTACGTTGGCCGAACAACTCGCGCGACGCGGCTTTGATGTGGAAGTGCTGACCACGTGCTGCCGCGCCCCCTTCGACAACTGGTGGCGTAATACGCTGTCCGTCGGCGCCGAACAACTCCACGGCGTCACCGTACGCCGCTTTCCCGTCAACACGGATGGCGAAGACCGTTATCACGCGATGAACGCCCGCTTAATCGAGCGCAAGGAACTTTCGCCTACAGAGCAGCGGCAGTTCGTCACACATACGATCAACAGCGATGCGCTCGTGAACCATGTGCGGGTGCATTCCGTCGGACGGGTCGTCGTCGGGCTGCCGTTCACGCAAGGTTTGGTCGACGCCGCCTGTCATGCCGCGGCGGGGCGATTCGTGCTCCTGCCTTGCCTGCATGACGAACCGCAGGCGTTTTGGGAAACCACGGCGGAAATGTTCGCCGCGGCGAGTGGCCACTGCTTCTTGAGTGAAGCGGAAAAGTCACTCGCCATCCGGCTGTTCGGCAATCGATTAGGCCGGAAGCTTGTCGAAGCGCCGGTCGCGGGCGTCGGCTGCGAGCTTCCTTCCGGCTTGGAACCGACGCTCGACAATCAAACCGCGCTCGATGACGTCCGCAGGCGCTATCAACTTCCCGAGCGCTACGTCGTCTACGTCGGCCGCAAGGATCCCGGCAAGAACCTCAACGAAGTTATCCGTTACATGCGCGAACACCGCGCCGCTGGCGGACGCGAGGAATTGTTGTTCCTGGGCGGCGGCGACGCCTCGCTCGTGCCGCAAGAGTCCGGCTTTCGCGACCTCGGCTTCCTGCCGGAACAAGACAAATACCTCGTCATGGCACAGGCCGCCGGGCTGGTGAATCTCTCCGTCAACGAGAGTTTTTCGATCGTCGTGATGGAGGCTTGGCTGACCGGTATTCCGGTCATCGTCTCGGCCCGCTCGCCTGTGACCAGCGGTCATTGCCGGCGCAGTGGCGGCGGCGCGGCGGTCGGCGCGAGTGAAGAATTCCACGCCGTGCTGAAAATCGGGGAACACGAATCCGCCCGGCAGCGCATGGCCAAGGCCGGCCGCCAGTTCGTGCGACGCGAATACGCCTGGGACGCCGTGATCGACCGCTTCCTCGAGGGAGCCGCCTAA
- a CDS encoding glycosyltransferase family 1 protein, producing MRVLLNGMSMLGRLTGVGQYAWRLAESLDQLPAVEAVDVFEGRRIVPWKSFHAGAQATERVDRYERLKCWVREHAPFARNLVGRLRAASFARQTRGPHWNVYHEPNYIPQEFAGATVTTVCDMSYLRCPEYLPQDRLRWLRQRLETSVRGSEAVIAISEFTRSELLDLFPGLEPKKVHVTPLGVDLERFDATSDDDQLVAIRARHRLPPQFILYLGTLEPRKNLQGLVAAFGRLPMRLQREFPLVLAGMSGWKQHYFRPALDALRRRGLVHELGYVSGAELPSLLRAATVFCFPSIYEGFGLPPLEAAAVGTPVVASNSSSLPEVLGNAAVYVDPLSADSIASGLREVLESHSLQLKLREAGPARAQQFTWRRCAERTVAAYEHAGA from the coding sequence ATGCGGGTATTGCTCAACGGCATGTCGATGCTGGGACGCCTGACGGGAGTCGGGCAATACGCCTGGCGCTTGGCGGAGTCGTTGGATCAGCTCCCTGCCGTCGAAGCGGTGGACGTGTTCGAAGGGCGGCGGATCGTGCCGTGGAAATCTTTTCACGCCGGCGCCCAAGCCACGGAACGCGTCGATCGCTATGAGCGTCTGAAGTGCTGGGTGCGCGAACACGCGCCGTTTGCCCGGAACCTGGTCGGCCGCCTGCGTGCCGCCAGCTTCGCGCGGCAGACCCGCGGGCCGCACTGGAACGTCTACCACGAACCCAACTACATTCCCCAGGAATTCGCCGGCGCCACGGTCACGACCGTCTGCGATATGTCGTACTTACGCTGCCCCGAATACTTGCCGCAGGACCGTCTCCGCTGGCTCCGTCAGCGTTTGGAAACCAGCGTGCGCGGCAGCGAGGCGGTGATTGCGATCAGTGAATTCACACGCAGCGAGTTGCTGGATTTGTTCCCGGGACTGGAACCGAAGAAAGTGCATGTCACGCCGCTGGGCGTCGACTTGGAACGGTTCGACGCAACGAGTGACGACGATCAACTCGTGGCGATTCGCGCGCGGCATCGGCTACCGCCGCAATTCATTCTGTATCTCGGCACATTGGAACCGCGCAAAAACTTGCAGGGACTGGTGGCCGCATTCGGCCGTCTGCCGATGCGGTTGCAGCGCGAGTTCCCATTGGTGCTGGCCGGCATGTCCGGCTGGAAGCAACACTACTTTCGCCCGGCGCTCGACGCCCTGCGGCGGCGCGGTTTGGTGCATGAGTTGGGGTACGTGAGCGGAGCGGAGTTGCCGTCGCTGTTGCGCGCGGCGACCGTGTTTTGCTTTCCCAGTATTTACGAAGGGTTTGGGTTGCCGCCGCTGGAAGCGGCCGCGGTGGGCACGCCGGTCGTCGCGAGCAATTCGTCGAGCTTGCCGGAAGTACTGGGAAACGCCGCGGTATACGTCGACCCGTTGAGCGCGGACAGCATTGCCTCGGGACTGCGCGAAGTGTTGGAGAGCCATTCTTTACAGCTGAAACTGCGCGAAGCCGGGCCCGCCCGCGCTCAGCAGTTCACCTGGCGACGCTGCGCGGAGCGCACCGTCGCCGCCTACGAACATGCTGGAGCCTAG